AGGTCCTGGGCCGAAGAGTTTGGATCACCGAAGAAGAGGCCGATACGGCCGCCCGAAGGATTTATGGAGACCTGCTGGAGGAACTGGACTTAAGGCCGGAAGACGTGGAAAGGGTCATGGCCACGGGCTGGGGTGCCGGGGAGGTTTCCTTTGCCGATGGAAAAAGCTCTGAGCAGATCTGTGCCGCTAAGGGGAGCAGGTTTTTGGTTTCAACGGCCCGGACGGTCGTCGATATGGGCGCAGAAGGCTGCCGGGTGATGAAGCTGGCGCCGGACGGGACCCTGGAAGATTTTACCAACAATGCCAAGTGCGCTTCCGGAACCGGTTCTTTTATCGAGCTGGGGGCTGTTTATCTCAAGGTTCCCCTCGAGCAAATGGGGGCCTTGTCCCTGACCGCCGATGGCCTGGCCGAAGTCAGCAGTACCTGTGCGGTTTTCGCCGAATCGGTCATCATCTCCAATATTCATGCCGGTGAAACGCCGGAACGGATCGCGGCCGGGATCCATCAGGCCGCAGCCGCCAGGATATGGGAACTGATCGGTCGAGTGGGCCTGGTGGAAGATATTGTCCTGGTCGGGGGGGCGGCCCTGAATCCGGGTTTGATTAAAACTCTGGAGAAAATGACCGGAAAGGTCATGGCCGTTCCGGAACATCCCCGCAGTGTTATGGCCCTTGGGGCGGCCATTCAGGCTTCTCTGAAAAAAGGGAGCAGGATAAAAAAAGGGTCAAGCTGGAAGGCTCAAAGCTAAAAGAAATTATCCAAGTAATCCTGTAAATCCTGTCTAAATGGATTCAATATGTTTTTTGCCGGAATAGACATTGGTTCAGCGGCCTCCAAGGCCGTGATCCTCAATGAACATAAAATAATCGCCGCCCACACCATCGAGACCGGACCGGAAAGCAAAGGTTCGGCCGAAACCGTAATGCAGGGGATTCTGGCCAAGAGCGGTCTGAGTCAAGGGGACATCCATTTTCTGGTGGCCACCGGCTATGGACGGATCAATGTGCCCTGGGCCCAGGAGATTATCACCGAAATCGCCTGCCACGCCCGGGGAGTCCACTTTCTTTTCCCCCAGGCCCGGACCATTCTGGATATGGGAGGACAGGATTGCAAGGCCATTCGAATCGATGACAGGGGAAATCATGTCTCCTTTGCCATGAACGATAAATGTGCGGCCGGGACCGGTCGATTTTTAGAGGTTATGGCCGTTCAACTCAAGGTCCCCCTGGCGGAAATCGGACCTCTCTCCATGGAGGCAGCGGAAGACACCAGGATCAGCAATATCTGTACGGTCTTCGCCCGCTCCGAAGTGGCCCGTCATCTTCGCCGGGGGACCCCCAAGGCCGATATCCTCGGGGGTCTCCACGCCGCCACGGCAGATCGGGCATTCGGGCTCCTCAAACGGGTGGGGCTGAAGGCCGATTTCGTTATCTCCGGCGGGATCGCCAAAAACATCGGAGTGGTCAAAAGGGTGGAAGCCCGGGTCGGTCTGCCGGCTTTTATCTCGGAAGACCCCCAAATCATCGGAGCCCTGGGTGCCGCCATCTTCGCCCGGGAGAAGGGCCTGTAAAAAGGACCATCATAACTATCCTGTAAATCCTGTCTAATGAAAAGGAGGATCCATGCCGAAGCTTTTAGTCGGTGACGCCTTAAGAGCTACAGCCCGAAAACTTCCCAACAAGACCGCCTTTGTTTTTAAAGACCAGCGGTGCACTTTTCGGGAATTCGAGGAACGGGTCAATCGCCTGGCCAACGGCCTTTTGGCCCAGGGCTATCAGCCGGGCGATCACATCGCCATCCTGGCTTACAACTGTATCGAGTATTATGAGATCCTTTTCGCCCTGGCCAAGCTTGGGCTAGTGGCCGTACCGATCAATTTCCGCCTAAAGGCCGAAGAGATCAACTACGTGATCAATCAGGGCGATGCCAAGGCCTTGATTTACGAGTCCTGTTTCCGGGAGGTCTTTCGCCCTGTGCGCCCGGGGTTTGAAAAAGTAAAAGGATTTTTTGTTTTCGGAGGACCCGGCGATGACAGGGATCTGGAATACGAAAGGCTCTTGACCGCCTCCAGTCCCGTTGATCCGAAGGTGGACGTTTCTGAAACCACCACCTGGTATATCGGTTATACCTCAGGCACTACCGGCCGGCCTAAAGGGGCCATGCGTTCCCACCGCTCCAACATCATTTTGGTGGCCAACGGCATCTATGCCGACCAGGATACCGTCACGCTCCTGATTATGCCCATCTTCCATTTCAATTCCATTACCTTCGGTCTGGGCGATGTGTATCAAGGGGCCACCACGGTGATCTATCCTTCCGGCGGGTTTGACGGCCGGGAAATCCTTGAGCTCATCGAAAAGGAAAAAGTCACCTTCTCTTCCATGGTCCCGACCATGTACTCGGTTATCTTACAGGTCCCGGATAAGGACCGCTTTGAAACAGGCTCCCTGAAAAAACTCCTGACCTCTTCGGCGCCCCTCATGACCAAGACCAAGGAACAGATTCTGGATTTCTTTAAAGGGGCTGAATTATATGAGGGCTATGGGTCCACCGAGACCGCCGGGGTAACCACGTTATGGCCTAAAGACCAGTACCGCAAGGTCAGGAGCTGCGGGCAGGCCAACCCCTTTTGTCGGATCCTGTTGATCAACTCTCAGGGCGAGGAATGCGCCCCGGGGGAGGTGGGGGAACTCTATGCCGTCTCACCCGGCCTGTTTGAGGGCTATTATAAGGATCCGGAAAAAACGGCCCAGGCCTTTCTGGGCGAATATGCAACGGTGGGCGACATGGCTACCCGGGATGAGGAAGGCTATTACTATATTGTGGATCGTAAGAACGACATGATCATCTCCGGCGGTGAAAATATCTATCCTACTGAAATCGACGACCTCCTTTCCAAGCACCCCAAGATATATCAAGCCGCGGTGATCGGTGTTCCGGACGAGAAGTGGGGGGAAGCGGTCAAGGCCGCGATTGTTTGTAAGCCCGGGGAAAGCCTGAGCGAGAAGGAAGTCATTGCCTATTGCAAGGAGCATCTGGCCGGCTATAAATGCCCCAAGACCGTGGATTTCTGGGAAACCCTGCCCTTAAACCCCATGGGCAAGATCTTGAAACGGGAGATCCGCAATAAATACTGGAAAGGCCAGGAAGTTAAAATCTGATTCAGATGATTCGTATCAGTTTAGCTTTTTGAAAAACAATTTTCACCGCAGAGCCGCAAAGGGCGATCGATCCGCTCGACTTTGTCGAGCTTTTGCAGAGGCTCCCGGCCGGGAGCCGATCTGCCGATCTTAATAAGAGACTCCCTTTGGGAGTCGAAAGGAATAAATTTTCCTTTCTGTTGAGAGGACAGAAAGGAAAAAGCTTTCGCAACCCTCCGGGGTGTAGGCCCCTCCGGGAAGGAGTCCAGGGATGTTTTGTTCAATCCCGCCTCTCACGGGATTGAACAAAGATGTTTCTCTCTGCGTTCTTCGCGCCTTTGCGGTGAAAAAAACTCTCTTTTCAAACTTTACCGCTTTCCCTCAATTTCTTCCAACCAACCCCGGGGGGGCGAGGGAGGCAACTGGCTTTCTCTCACGATTTGGAAGGCCATTATCTTCAAGGCCAGAACCAGAGTATCCGAGGCCAATTTCCCGACGCTGTCTTTTAACCAATAATTGTTTGCCCAGTGTTCCGTTTCCAATGGTGTGTCAAAAGTCTTTTCCCAGATCACCTTTCCCCGGCTGAACAAGGTGCCGGCAACCTTAACCTGGCATCGGCCGTCTACCACCTCGTTATATATGTAACGGCCAAAATTGGTATAGAAGAGTGTCAGATAAAAATCAGTCAGCCTGGGTTCGATAACCAGCCGGTAGTTTTTAGCCTCATCAAGGTTTCGAATGAGATGAATTTTTGGGAAAAATTGGGAAAAGATTTGAAGGGCGGCTTTCTCGAAGGCCTGTCCGATGGGAAGCTGATAGGGCTCAATAGAGTAGATAATGAAATTGCCATGGTAATCGGGAAAGGACGGGCTATTGAAGATCCGGTCTCTGGATTCTTCGGTGATGAGCAGGGCCGCTTCCATAGGAATCGTTTTAGTGATCCCCATTTTCTCTACATTGGGGGCCATGGGTATATGATACCTGCTTTCATAGGCACACCCGGTGAAAAGGAGCGTTCCTATTACCATTAGGGAGATAATAATTTTCATTGTCCCGACCTCCTTTGCTTTGTTATTACTCCTGCATCTGCTCTTTTAGACTCGGCGGGAGTTTGGTTGCAAGTTCAGGGAATATTTCTATAATTCTCAATATGTCCGCCAGATCTTTTTGCCGTTTGCTCCTTCGGCGGGTTGTATCCATGTAGGCCCACACCTTTCCCTGTAAAACCTCCTCCAATGCCGCAACTTTCATCTCATAGCCAAGGATATCCCTTGCTTTAGCTCCTGCAATAAAAATTTGATACCGAGGATCGGTCTGCATTTGAATTCGAAGGTCTGAGCCATGACCGCTGATATTGATGCTGTGCTCAAACCGCTCAACCTTCAACTCGTATCGTTTGGCGGCATTTGCGACGCTTTCGATGTCATGAACCGCCACCACGATATCGACATCCAGGCTTACCACGGCTTCGACATAGGCGTTCACGGCAAGCCCTCCGATCACGCAATAGCGCGAACCTGTTTCAGTAAGGATAGCAAGGAACTGCTGGAGAATGTCTGATTTCCCCTTTGCGACAGAATTCAGGAATTCTTTGCCCGTCATCGGTTCCCCTTCCGCCAGTAAACAATTATTAACGTTATTTTCTTATGAAGATTATATCAAATTAATAAATCCACACAAGATATTCTTCCCATAAGCAAAACCTCGACCTAAAAAGATACCTTTCTGATATTTTTTATTGCCGATTATCCTCGTTATGGTTAAAATCCTAACCAAGATATTTTAAATTTCTCTGTTACTGGTTAATCGTTTCCCGTTTTAACGATTAATCAGCAACCGGCAATGACGTGTTGGGAGGTTTCAGTGCTGGAAGAAACGGCTCGTT
The genomic region above belongs to Deltaproteobacteria bacterium and contains:
- a CDS encoding Hsp70 family protein, which produces MLFAGIDVGAQSVKAVLFDGQKVLGRRVWITEEEADTAARRIYGDLLEELDLRPEDVERVMATGWGAGEVSFADGKSSEQICAAKGSRFLVSTARTVVDMGAEGCRVMKLAPDGTLEDFTNNAKCASGTGSFIELGAVYLKVPLEQMGALSLTADGLAEVSSTCAVFAESVIISNIHAGETPERIAAGIHQAAAARIWELIGRVGLVEDIVLVGGAALNPGLIKTLEKMTGKVMAVPEHPRSVMALGAAIQASLKKGSRIKKGSSWKAQS
- a CDS encoding 2-hydroxyglutaryl-CoA dehydratase; its protein translation is MFFAGIDIGSAASKAVILNEHKIIAAHTIETGPESKGSAETVMQGILAKSGLSQGDIHFLVATGYGRINVPWAQEIITEIACHARGVHFLFPQARTILDMGGQDCKAIRIDDRGNHVSFAMNDKCAAGTGRFLEVMAVQLKVPLAEIGPLSMEAAEDTRISNICTVFARSEVARHLRRGTPKADILGGLHAATADRAFGLLKRVGLKADFVISGGIAKNIGVVKRVEARVGLPAFISEDPQIIGALGAAIFAREKGL
- a CDS encoding long-chain-fatty-acid--CoA ligase → MPKLLVGDALRATARKLPNKTAFVFKDQRCTFREFEERVNRLANGLLAQGYQPGDHIAILAYNCIEYYEILFALAKLGLVAVPINFRLKAEEINYVINQGDAKALIYESCFREVFRPVRPGFEKVKGFFVFGGPGDDRDLEYERLLTASSPVDPKVDVSETTTWYIGYTSGTTGRPKGAMRSHRSNIILVANGIYADQDTVTLLIMPIFHFNSITFGLGDVYQGATTVIYPSGGFDGREILELIEKEKVTFSSMVPTMYSVILQVPDKDRFETGSLKKLLTSSAPLMTKTKEQILDFFKGAELYEGYGSTETAGVTTLWPKDQYRKVRSCGQANPFCRILLINSQGEECAPGEVGELYAVSPGLFEGYYKDPEKTAQAFLGEYATVGDMATRDEEGYYYIVDRKNDMIISGGENIYPTEIDDLLSKHPKIYQAAVIGVPDEKWGEAVKAAIVCKPGESLSEKEVIAYCKEHLAGYKCPKTVDFWETLPLNPMGKILKREIRNKYWKGQEVKI